Proteins found in one Triticum aestivum cultivar Chinese Spring chromosome 4D, IWGSC CS RefSeq v2.1, whole genome shotgun sequence genomic segment:
- the LOC123100219 gene encoding uncharacterized protein: MNPSGPPHPAPSDAGGRGEDSSSSSAPPPPQQQGYATQPVPTSPQQQGYAIQHVWLPQPSAAWALGAGAPPFAIGPPVPGAIPPLRPQFWPQQHPYWWSGGNHLPLGPTVWGPTSNASQYMDAMVAQQRPAAPTWPQQPQFVQYPPLQPPPPTHQDWRLVHILSELLRSPRTLDQMVLSLDAEHSAILLHQLEVGDEQMRDMVLDGFKQCAHWIMGNRPGHAVFQALLRSIQVIVDDDRRYEELQIIVEAAATPELAWRSDDGVASLMLLITAVAWSPGLSTALVNYFVRDRVMDNVGGDELITRCFTTMGDEVTRALVRHAMDTIDDKLDSSFGVPCLGTCFWYAAGDELPLFQDALVERAVTMAMGRNSNRLVQRLIDRGENRIDFRRRLLSRLMQHLVRLSNNWYGRFVLQRCFKNAVVALQPIVLTACADLPQGDVQALVMHEELRPLHRVLQGGNTNYPAEARRLALKIQALPLHIREQEELQPLMRAVTRVLADNLANLGD; this comes from the exons ATGAATCCGAGCGggccgccccaccccgcgccctccgACGCCGGTGGCCGCGGGGAGGACTCGTCGTCgtcgtccgccccgccgccgccgcagcagcagggGTACGCGACTCAGCCCGTGCCGACGTCACCGCAGCAGCAGGGGTACGCGATTCAGCACGTGTGGCTGCCGCAGCCGAGCGCGGCTTGGGCTCTTGGTGCGGGCGCGCCTCCCTTCGCCATCGGGCCGCCGGTGCCGGGGGCGATCCCGCCGCTGCGCCCGCAGTTTTGGCCGCAGCAGCACCCCTACTGGTGGAGCGGCGGTAACCACTTGCCGCTGGGCCCGACGGTATGGGGGCCGACCTCCAACGCCAGCCAGTACATGGACGCCATGGTCGCGCAGCAGAGGCCCGCGGCGCCGACCTGGCCGCAGCAGCCGCAGTTCGTGCAGTATCCGCCGTTGCAGCCGCCACCACCGACTCACCAAGACTGGAGGCTGGTGCACATCCTATCGGAGTTGCTCCGGTCCCCGAGGACGCTTGATCAGATGGTGCTGTCCCTGGACGCGGAGCACTCGGCAATCCTGCTCCACCAGCTCGAGGTGGGCGACGAGCAGATGCGCGATATGGTGCTCGACGGATTCAAGCAGTGCGCGCACTGGATCATGGGGAACAGGCCAGGGCATGCGGTGTTCCAAGCGCTCCTGCGCAGCATCCAGGTCATCGTAGACGACGACAGGCGGTACGAGGAGCTCCAGATCATCGTGGAAGCCGCCGCCACGCCAGAGCTTGCCTGGAGGTCCGACGACGG GGTGGCTTCTCTGATGTTGCTCATCACGGCGGTGGCGTGGAGCCCCGGCCTGTCCACCGCGCTCGTCAACTACTTCGTGCGTGATCGCGTGATGGACAACGTCGGAGGGGACGAACTGATTACCCGCTGTTTCACCACGATGGGTGACGAGGTGACCAGG GCTCTGGTGAGGCACGCCATGGACACCATCGATGACAAGCTCGACTCATCGTTCGGGGTGCCGTGCTTGGGTACATGCTTCTGGTACGCGGCCGGCGACGAGCTCCCGCTTTTCCAGGATGCCCTCGTTGAGCGAGCCGTAACAATGGCCATGGGACGAAACAG CAACCGCCTGGTGCAGCGCCTCATCGACCGCGGCGAGAACAGGATTGACTTCAGGCGGCGGCTCCTGTCCAGGCTCATGCAGCACCTCGTTAGACTGTCCAACAACTGGTACGGGAGGTTCGTCCTGCAGCGCTGCTTCAAGAACGCGGTGGTCGCGCTGCAGCCCATCGTGCTCACGGCTTGTGCTGACCTGCCCCAAGGAGACGTCCAAGCGCTGGTGATGCACGAGGAGCTCCGGCCTCTCCACAGGGTGCTCCAGGGAGGCAACACT AACTACCCGGCAGAGGCGAGGAGGTTGGCGCTCAAGATTCAAGCACTGCCTCTACATATCCGGGAACAAGAAGAGTTGCAGCCGTTGATGAGGGCCGTCACGAGGGTCCTCGCCGATAACCTGGCCAACTTGGGCGACTAG